In a single window of the Arvicanthis niloticus isolate mArvNil1 unplaced genomic scaffold, mArvNil1.pat.X S10, whole genome shotgun sequence genome:
- the LOC117696051 gene encoding PRAME family member 12-like, translated as MSFRAPPTLQQLARRSLLKDEALAISALEDLPLHFFPPLFKDAFTSKQPNILRQMVAAWPFPCLPLKALKKTLHLESFKAVLDGLDLLMAQKDRPKRCKLQVLDLRDAHLDFWKGWAGRQHMDCSPDVIGTNQAMGNHPILDKKQPMTVLMNHFFTYHHPSNYLKYFYQWAKQRKDVIQVICKKLEFQDYPTCDPRDVLEVFDTDSIQEVEIRTQWDIHTLALLAPGLGQMKNLQKLTFKEIYVPVHLSGDLEMEACFTEIFSHFSKLNKLQHLYLNDVSFLNGRLDQVLRFLESPLETLAITHCLLSQSDMNYLSQCPSIQKLKHLDLSGVTFIHLNDAFPGSLLQRLTATLQTLKLKGCMIMDSQMSALLPALSQCSQLTEVNFGKNVLSMGSLKKLLQHTSNLTKLTLVKYPPPDEIYNNMGLLPDRFIQLYSELMDTVPNIRQPKQVCSVINMSRLLGSL; from the exons ATGAGCTTCAGGGCCCCACCAACACTCCAGCAGCTGGCAAGAAGAAGCCTGCTGAAAGATGAAGCCTTGGCTATCTCTGCTCTGGAGGACCTGCCCTTGCATttcttcccaccactcttcaaGGATGCATTTACCAGCAAACAACCTAACATCCTGAGGCAGATGGTGGCAGCATGGCCCTTCCCCTGCCTACCTTTAAAAGCCCTGAAGAAGACTCTCCACCTGGAGTCTTTCAAAGCTGTGCTAGATGGCCTTGATTTGCTGATGGCACAAAAGGATCGACCCAA GAGGTGCAAACTACAAGTGCTTGATTTACGAGATGCCCACCTCGACTTCTGGAAGGGTTGGGCTGGAAGACAGCATATGGACTGCTCTCCGGATGTCATTGGCACCAACCAAGCTATGGGAAATCATCCCATTCTAGACAAGAAACAGCCCATGACTGTATTGATGAATCATTTCTTCACATACCACCATCCCTCTAATTATCTAAAGTATTTTTATCAGTGGGCCAAGCAGAGGAAAGATGTGATACAGGTCATCTGTAAGAAGTTAGAGTTTCAGGACTATCCTACCTGTGACCCACGGGATGTTTTGGAGGTTTTTGATACAGACTCAATCCAGGAAGTAGAAATAAGGACACAGTGGGACATTCACACACTAGCACTGCTAGCCCCTGGCCTGGGCCAGATGAAAAACCTTCAGAAACTCACTTTCAAGGAAATCTATGTACCTGTGCATTTGTCTGGGGACCTAGAGATGGAAGCCTGTTTTACAGagatcttttcccatttctccaaaCTGAATAAGCTCCAGCATCTCTATTTGAATGATGTCTCCTTCCTGAATGGTCGCCTAGACCAAGTGCTCAG GTTTTTGGAGAGTCCATTAGAGACGCTTGCTATCACTCACTGCTTGCTGTCACAATCAGATATGAACTATCTGTCTCAGTGTCCAAGCATCCAAAAGCTCAAACACCTGGACCTGAGTGGTGTAACCTTCATACATTTAAATGATGCATTTCCAGGAAGCCTGTTACAAAGACTGACAGCCACTTTGCAGACATTAAAACTGAAGGGCTGTATGATCATGGACTCGCAAATGAGTGCCCTCCTGCCTGCGCTGAGCCAGTGTTCCCAGCTCACTGAAGTCAATTTTGGGAAGAATGTCTTGTCCATGGGCAGCCTGAAGAAGCTGCTGCAGCATACATCCAACCTCACAAAGCTGACCCTGGTGAAGTACCCTCCCCCAGATGAGATCTATAATAACATGGGTCTTCTTCCAGACAGATTTATACAACTTTATTCTGAGCTTATGGACACTGTCCCGAATATAAGGCAGCCAAAACAGGTCTGCTCTGTAATTAATATGTCTAGATTGTTAGGCTCTTTATAA